One region of Thermomicrobiales bacterium genomic DNA includes:
- a CDS encoding siderophore ABC transporter substrate-binding protein translates to MRERLPIHRALLAIAAALLLIVGALSATVSAQGAPEADTIVITHVQGETEVPLNPDVVLTFDLSSADTLDKLGVKVAGLPKSNLGGEFERFNTDEYLDIGTLFEPDYEAVAAAKPDLIIVANRSAEALPELSKIAPTIDLTGEGVDFMGDLTNQTMTLASIFGKQAEAEAALADLNAQIEALREKTADAGTGLVILTAGGEVSAVSPGWTRGAFIYDTLGFQLPVEDVEEATHGEPISFEFLLEHNPDWLFVFDRDAVTGEEGASAEEVLDNALMHETTAWQNDQIVYLDPYNWYIVMTGLGTVQSMIDEIDAAFAE, encoded by the coding sequence ATGAGGGAGAGACTGCCAATTCATCGCGCGCTGTTGGCCATCGCCGCCGCATTGCTGCTCATTGTCGGAGCGTTGAGCGCCACGGTTTCCGCACAGGGAGCGCCGGAAGCGGACACGATTGTCATCACCCACGTGCAAGGCGAGACGGAAGTACCACTGAACCCAGATGTCGTGTTGACGTTCGACCTCTCCAGCGCCGACACACTGGACAAGTTGGGCGTCAAGGTGGCAGGACTGCCGAAATCGAATCTCGGAGGGGAATTCGAGCGCTTCAACACCGATGAGTATCTCGATATCGGCACGCTATTCGAGCCGGACTACGAAGCAGTTGCGGCCGCGAAGCCGGATCTGATCATTGTCGCGAACCGCTCAGCCGAGGCGTTGCCGGAGCTAAGCAAGATCGCGCCGACCATCGACCTGACCGGCGAAGGCGTCGATTTCATGGGAGATCTGACCAACCAGACCATGACGCTTGCTTCGATCTTCGGAAAGCAAGCCGAAGCGGAAGCTGCGCTGGCCGATCTGAACGCGCAGATCGAAGCGCTACGCGAAAAAACCGCCGACGCCGGCACCGGTTTGGTCATTCTTACCGCAGGCGGCGAAGTCTCTGCGGTGTCGCCGGGCTGGACTCGCGGCGCATTCATCTACGACACGCTTGGATTCCAGCTTCCGGTGGAAGATGTCGAGGAAGCCACGCACGGCGAGCCGATCTCGTTCGAGTTCCTGCTGGAGCACAACCCGGACTGGCTCTTCGTCTTCGATCGGGACGCGGTCACCGGCGAAGAAGGCGCCTCGGCCGAGGAAGTGCTGGACAACGCGCTCATGCACGAGACGACCGCCTGGCAGAACGACCAGATCGTCTATCTCGATCCCTACAACTGGTACATCGTCATGACCGGTCTCGGAACGGTGCAGTCGATGATCGACGAAATCGACGCGGCGTTCGCGGAGTAA
- a CDS encoding iron chelate uptake ABC transporter family permease subunit: MVETRFSKSLGFLPIAVLLVGVLALVSISIGVYSMDWRSILSGDGVDHTTMVLIESRVPRTVAIILAGASLAIAGLIMQLLVRNRFVEPSLAGTTESATLGLLAVAILAPGIPIFAKMVVASFFALVGTFVFLAILHRIPLRSPLMVPLIGIMLGGVISSVTTFFAYRHDLLQSLSAWTTGDFSSMLRGRYELLWLAGGLAILAFIASDRFTVAGMGEEFTTNLGLNYRLVMFIGMAIVALVTAVDVVTVGAIPFLGLIVPNLVRMVMGDNARVSIPWIAVSGAAFVLLCDILGRLIRYPFNSDRKRHGGGDWKFPFPWSCSSGNHPRVS; this comes from the coding sequence ATGGTCGAAACTCGTTTCTCGAAATCTCTCGGGTTCTTGCCGATCGCGGTGTTGCTGGTGGGCGTCCTGGCGCTCGTCAGTATCTCCATTGGCGTCTACAGCATGGATTGGCGTTCGATTCTCTCGGGAGATGGAGTCGATCACACGACCATGGTGCTAATCGAAAGCCGAGTTCCGCGCACCGTGGCGATCATTCTGGCCGGAGCGTCGCTGGCGATAGCCGGTTTGATCATGCAGTTGCTGGTGCGCAACCGGTTCGTGGAACCATCACTCGCGGGCACCACCGAATCGGCAACCCTCGGATTGTTGGCCGTTGCGATCCTGGCGCCGGGAATCCCAATCTTCGCCAAGATGGTGGTGGCGTCGTTCTTCGCGCTTGTTGGAACCTTTGTGTTTCTGGCGATTCTGCACCGGATTCCGCTTCGATCACCGTTGATGGTGCCGCTCATCGGCATCATGCTCGGCGGCGTGATCTCCTCCGTTACCACGTTCTTCGCCTACCGGCATGACCTTCTGCAGTCACTCTCTGCCTGGACCACAGGCGATTTTTCGAGCATGTTGCGCGGCCGATATGAACTTCTTTGGCTGGCTGGTGGGCTGGCGATTCTGGCATTCATCGCGTCGGACCGTTTCACCGTGGCCGGCATGGGTGAAGAGTTCACGACCAATTTGGGACTCAACTATCGTCTGGTGATGTTCATAGGCATGGCAATCGTGGCGTTGGTAACCGCCGTGGATGTCGTCACGGTTGGAGCCATCCCTTTTCTCGGGTTGATCGTGCCCAACCTGGTGCGCATGGTCATGGGTGATAACGCGCGGGTCTCGATTCCATGGATCGCGGTAAGCGGAGCAGCCTTTGTGCTCCTCTGCGACATCCTTGGACGATTGATCCGCTATCCGTTCAATTCCGATCGTAAGCGTCATGGTGGGGGTGATTGGAAGTTTCCTTTCCCCTGGTCTTGCTCCTCTGGAAATCACCCCCGTGTCAGCTAG